Within the Streptomyces sp. R41 genome, the region GTCCGATGCCCGTGCGCATCGCTCTGGTGTGCACGGGGCGGTGCCGTCCGTCGCCGGATCGGGTGTCCGAGGGCGCGTCGTCCAATCGCGATGCTCGCGGCATCGTGACGAGTGGTGGTGCGGCGGGGCGCGGTCATGGGCTTGTGCCAGTGCTGCGCGCCCCACTGGGAGGTGTAGGCCGGATCGACGGCGACGATGGCGATGCCGAGTGCGGCGGCCATCGACACGAGCCGCGCCTTGAGTCTGCCGGTAGGAATGCCGGAGATGAGTTGCCTAAACCGCTTGTTGCGGCCGTGCTTCTCGCGGGTCTTCTCGGCGGTGAAGTCGAGGTCTTCGATCGCGATCGCCGCGACGCCGCACTGCCTGGCCCAGTGCAGCAACTGGCTGATGGCGTGCCGGACCTGCGCGTCACGATGATGGGCGGTGCCGCTGAGATCGTAGTGGAACCGCTTGGGTTCGCCGGTCGGGTTGCCGTGCACGTCCAACTGCCATGCGGCGAAGTGGTCGGCGTTGGTGTCCACGCCGACCATGCCGCCCGCGTCGCGCAGGGCGGCGGTGTGCTGGGAGACCGCAGCGGGCGAGACGGCCAGCCGCCGGGCCAGTTCGGTCGTGGATCCGCCGCCGGAGGCGACGGCGGCGAGTAGTTCGGCACGGGTCCGGCCCAGCAGGGTGCGCAGGGCTTCACGGGCATCGGCGTTGCGTCCGAGGGAGCCCTGCGACCATCCGAGGTCGTGGGCGACGGGATAGACGATCACCGGAGGAAGGTAGGGGTCCCGCAAGGTGATCGGGGCACGCCAGCAGAAGAACGAGGGCAGCAGGATCACGCCGCGCCCTTCGAGATGGATGTCCCGCTCGTAGTTGCTGGTCACGGTGAGCACGGGGGGCTGCCAGCACAGGGATGGGTGCACCGTGGCCAGCATGCCTTCGGTGCCCCCGTCCAGGGCGGCACGCGCGCGCAGGGAACGGTCCGCCTCGAACGCGGCTCGCACGCGGTTCCAGTGCGGTCGCAGGGCGAGATCGAAGTAGCCGCGCAGGGCCGTGCCCAGGCGCCGCACCGTGTCGGAGTCCGCGTCGGCCATGGAGCGGGTCCACGTCGCGATCCGGCGGCCCCGGGCCAGCCGGGCCAGGTCCTGGCGGAATTGGCGGCGCGGGGTGGAGAGTACGGCGTCGATACCCGATTCCAATTCGCCCCGGTTGAGGGCGGGTGTCAGGAAGTCGGCGGAATATCCGCAGGGCGGTGCGAGGTCGAAGAGCATGCGGGTGCGTGGGGGTAAGTGAGTACGGACGCGGCTTTTCCATGCCCCGAACACCACCGCTCCATCTCTTTCTTGCAGCAAGTGCAGGCTGAGCAGGATTTCCCACAGGGGATCCGGGCTGGTCGCCATTCGGATACGGGCCATGTCGGCGTCGGTGAAGTGGAACTTCAGCATGGATCCCCCCGGGTTTGCTCCTCTCATCCTGGAGTTGTTCCGTATGAGGTAAGAGCAATCCATCGAGGGTTGGGTTGCGCAAGGGGCCAATAATGGGCGCAGTTTGGCTGATTCCGTCGAGATCAGGACCCGGCACGTCCAATAGAGCCCCCTGCTCAGTGAGCGGGGGCGTCGAAGGGGGTCTGGACGACGAGCAGCCCGCGGGCGTCGCTTCCGATGGCTTCGTAGAGGTGCGGTACGTCGGCACGGAAGCGCACGAAGTCACCGGCGCCGAGCTCCACCGGCTCATCCCGGGGGCCGACGCGGACCGTGCCCTTGTGCAGCAGGAAGTACTCGACCACACCCGCCTGGTGCGGCTGCGAGTGCTGCGGCGGGCCCGCGTGGATGGCCACGTCGTACAGCTCGGTGCGCAGGTGGGGATCGAGGTGATCGAGCAGTCGGGCGTCGACCGCGCCACCTCTCACCCGGGGGCCTTCGCCGGCCCGCAGCACCGAGGCACTGGGCGCACGCACATCCGCGATGAGCTCCGCCGGCGACGTGTCGAGCACGGTCGCCAGTGCGTAGAGGGTGTCGAGCGTGGGGTTGCCCCGACCGGACTCCAGCGCCGTGAGGGTGGCGCGCGCGACTCCCGACCGGCGGGCCAGTTCCGTTGTCGACAGATGCCGCTGTGCGCGCAGGCGGCGCAGATGGACGGCGACGGCGGCGGCTGGATCCCTCACCCTGCCTACTTTAATGAGCACGGTCGCCTACTTCAATGCTCAGGCCGCCGAAGGCGTCCAGAGAGCGCAGCCCTGCGCATGTGTCCGGCTGCCCCCGCGCATCGCCCTCCGCGGGGCATCGGAATGCGCGGCGGGGGCGAACGGAGGAGCGTGGTGATGTGAGGAGGAGCGTCATGGCCGGCAGGGCCGCTTCCGGGAGGCGGGACGGTGAGGAGCAGGGGTGGCTGCATGGTTCGCCGCCTCCGCGCTGGGTGCGTGCGCTGCCGCCGGCCCTGCTGGTGGGGGTCTGTGCGGCCGAGCTCATCAGTCGCGAGCCGCTGGACATCGGTTTTCTGCTGGGCGCCATTCCGTCGCTGGCCGTGCTGTCGTACGGGCCTGTGGCCACGGGCGTATTCGGTTTCATCGTCGTCGTGCTGTTGAACGTCCCTGCCCTGCAGCTCAACCGCCCCGGCAATACCGACCTGTGGACCATCAGCTTCATCGCCGTGCTGAGCGTCCTCGCGTCCCTGATGCGCAGCCGGCGGGACGAACACCTGGTGACGGTGCGAAGCGTCGCGGAAGCCGCCCAGCTCGCCGTTCTGCCGCCCCTTCCCGAGCGCGTAGGACCGGTGCGCTGCGCCGGTCTGTACCGGGCGGCGCAGCGCGAGACGCTGGTGGGCGGCGACTTCTTCGATGTGCGTGACGGGCCCTATGGGGTCCGGGCCGTGATGGGCGATGTGCGGGGGCACGGGTTGGCGGCCGTGGGCACGGTCGCCTCACTGCTCGGGGCGTTCCGGGAGGCCGTGCTCGACCAGCGCGACCTCGAGGCGGCCGCGGCACGCCTCGATCGCAGGCTGGTCGTGGACTCCGCGGGAACCGAGCATGCCGAGCTGTTCGCGACCGCCGTACTCCTGGAGTTCTCGCCCGGCGCCGATACGGTGCGGCTCGTGTCCTGCGGGCATCCGCAACCGCTGCTGCTGCGCGGCACGGAGGCCGTCGAACTCGATCTCGAGCCCGGGGCTCCACTGGGTCTCGGGCTCCTCGACGTCGCCGCCCCGCAAGGGCGCACCGTACCGCTGGAGCCCGGCGACCGGCTGTTCCTGGCGTCCGACGGAGTAACGGAGGGCCGGGACCAGACCGGTGCTTTCTACCCGTTGACCGAGCGTCTGGCCAAGTTCGCCGAGGATTCGCCGACCGCACTGATCGACGGCGTGTGGGAGGACCTCGTCGAGTTCTGCACCACGGTTCGCGACGATGTCACCATGCTGGTTCTCACGCCGCTACCGGACGACGTCCCGGAGTGAATCTCCCGTCACGGCGACTGATCGGCTCCCCGGCGCATCGCGCCCCGCGCTTTCAGGCCGTCGCCGCGATGTCCAGCGCCGCGATGTAGCCGAACGTCATCGCCGGACCGATCGTCGAACCCGCGCCCGCGTAGCTGTGCCCCATGACCGCCGCGCTCGCGTTCCCCGCCGCGTACAGACCGGGTATCACGGAGCCGTCCGGCCGCAGCACGCGGGCGCGGGCGTCCGTGCGCAGTCCGCCCTTGGTGCCCAGATCGCCGGGGACGATTTTGAAGGCGTAGTACGGGGCCAGCCACAGGGGGGCCAGACAGGAGTTGGGGAGGATCGCGGGGTCCGTGTAGTAGTGGTCGTAGACGCTGTCGCCGCGGTGGAAGTCGGTGTCCTTGCCATTCAAGGCGAGGCTGTTGAAGCGGTTGACGGTGGTGCGCAGGGCGGCCGCGGGTACGCCGATGGCGGCGGCCAGGGCGTCCAAGGTCCAGGCCTTGTACGCGGCGCCGGACGTGTACCACGCGTCAGGGAACGTGAACGTCGGTGCGACGTCCTTGAACAGGTAGCGGTTGCGGCAGTTCTGGTCGACGATCAGCCAGGCCGGGATGTCGGGCGCGGTCGCGTCACGCTCGTACATGGTGTGCACGACATCGCTGTAGGGAGCTGCCTCGTTGACGAAGCGCGCTCCGGCGGCGTTGACCAACAGTCCGCCGGGCAGGGTGCGTTCGGCGAGGCAGAAGTAGGGCTGGTCGGGCAGCGGGATCGCCGGGCCCCACCAGGCGTCGTCCATCAGCTCGAGCGCGGCGCCGGCCCGCTCCCCCGCCCGGATGCCGTCGCCGGTGTTCTCCTTCGCGCCGACCGTCCAGGCGGTGCCGATGGGCTGCCGCTGGTACTGGGCGCGCATGGCCGCGTTGTGCTCGAATCCGCCGGATCCGACGATCACCCCGCGCCGGGCCCTGACCAGGCCGGGTGCGCCGTTCTGGGAGACCACCGCGCCGGTGACGGCTCCGTTCTGCACGTACAGATCGGACAGCGGGGTGTTCAGCCATACCGGCACCTGGGCGGCGAGCAGTCCGGCGCGCAGGCCGGCTGCCAGCGACTGGCCCATCGTCAGGGGTTTCTGGCCGAGCAGTGCCGCCTTGGTGCCGCGGGCGAGACATGCGGTGGCGACGGCGGCGCCCTTCGCGCTGACGGCGGAGAGGGTGAGCCATTTGTAGTCGGCGCTGAAGACGACCATGCCGCTCGGGACCGTCATGTACGACGGGTTCAGACGGGCGAGTTCGGCGCCGAGGATGTTTCCGTCGAGCTGGTCGGGCTCGATGGAGCGGCCGTTCGGCAGTCCACCGGACAGCTCGGGGTAGTAGTCGCTGTAGCCCTCCATCCAGCGGAAACGGAGCGGGCTGTTGGCCATGACGAAGGAGATCATGGCGGGTCCGTGGCCGAGGAAGGCCTGTTGGCGGTCGGCGGAGACGTCGGGGCCGACCACCGCGGAGAGGTAAGTGGCGGCCTTCGCCGGGGTGTCGGGGACGCCGGCGGCGAGGATCACCGGGTTGTTCGGGATCCAGATACCCGCGCCGGAGCGTGCCGCCGAGCCCCCGAAGGTGGCCGCCTTCTCCACGACGACGCAGCTCAGTCCCTGTTTCGCGGCGGTCAGCGCGGCGGTCATTCCCGCCGCTCCGGAACCGATCACCACGACGTCGTACGTGCCGAGCAGAGGCAGATCGGCCGCCTCGGCGACACCCGGGAGGCCCGTCGCGAGCGCGAGCCCGGCGCCCGTGGCGGCGCCGAGCACATGGCGCCGCGACGGGCCGGGTGCCGAGAAGGATTCGGTACGTCTGACGGGGTCCGCGCTCGTGGACATGGCAGGGCGCTCCAGCCGGGCGAAGGAATGTGAGGCGTGCCGTGCTCCGGGAGCCAACAGGCCCCCGCCGCAGCAGTTCTGATGTGGCGTCAGGAAATGTTGCGCGGGGGTCTTGTGAAGTCAAGACACGCAGGGCCCACCACTCCAGACCACCCCAAGATCGGACACAAGTTACCTAGAGGTATGTAGTGACTTAACAAGCAAGCAACAGTAGAACGTGTTCCCACTCATCGAGAGTGAGGAGCGTCACATGAGTGACACTGCCCAGCAAAACAAGGCATTCAGGGGTGTCTCGCGTCGAAGATTCATCGCTGGAACCAGTTCTATTCTTGGAGCCGTGACTCTCGCGGGTCATCCCGCGGCGGCTCAGGAGCAGGCCGTCACGGCGGCCGGACCGATCACCTCCGGAGCGCACGTCCCCGTCCTGGTGATCGGCACCGGATACGGCGGCTCGGTCGCCGCCCTGCGCCTGGCCCAGGCCGGCATCGACGTACAGATGATCGAGATGGGGATGGCCTGGGACACCCCCGGCTCGGACGGCAAGATCTTCGCCAACACGACGAGCCCGGACTACCGGTCGTACTGGCTGCGCACCAGGACCAAGCAGCCCCTCAGCAACTTCCTCGGCTTCCCCATCGACAAGGACGTCCCCCGCTACACCGGGATCCTGGACGCCGAGGAGATGGGGCAGATCATCGTGTACCAGGGGCGCGGCGTCGGCGGCGGCTCGCTGGTCAACGGCGGTATGGCGGTCACCCCCAAGCGGGAGAACTTCGGTGCCATCCTCCCGTCGGTGAACGCCGACGAGATGTACGGCACTTACTACCCCCGGGCGAACGCCGGGCTCGGGGTCGCCACCGTCGACCCGACGTGGTTCGACAGCACCGACTGCTACCAGTACGCGCGGGTCGGCCGTAAGCAGGCCCAGCGTTCCGGCTTCCCCTTCGTCTTCGTACCCGACGTATACGACTGGGACTACATGGAGCAGGAGGCCGCCGGAACGGTCCCCAAGTCGGCGCTTGCGGGCGAGATCCTCTACGGCAACAACTACGGCAAGAAGTCCCTGCAGAAGACCTACCTCGCCCAGGCCAAGGCCACCGGCAAGGTCACCATCTCACCGCTGCACAAGGTGACTTCGGTCTCCCCGGCGGCCGGTGGCGGCTACACGGTCCTCATCGACCAGATCAACACCACCGGTGACACCACGGCCACCAAGACGGTCACCGCGGACCGGGTGTTCTTCGCGGCCGGCAGCGTCGGCACCAGCAAACTGCTGGTCAAGCTGAAGGCCACCGGAGCGCTGCCCGGCCTGAACGACGAGATCGGCAAGGGCTGGGGCGACAACGGCAACGTCATGTGCGGTCGCGCCAACCACCTGTGGGACCCGACCGGCGCACTCCAGTCGAGCATCCCCTGCGGCGGCATCGACAACTGGACCGCCGGTGGCGCGTTCGCCGAGGTCGCACCGCTGCCCACCGGGATCGAGACGTACGCGTCGTTCTATCTGTCCATCACCAAGAACCCGAATCGCGCCCAGTTCTCCTGGAACGCCGCCACCGGCAAGGTCGATCTGAACTGGCAGACCGCCTGGAAGCAGCCGGCCATCGACATGGCCAAGTCGATCTTCGACAAGATCAACGCGAAGGAGGGGACGATCTACCGGACCGACCTCTTCGGCACGTACAAGATCTGGGGCGACCACCTCACGTACCACCCCCTCGGCGGCGCGGTGCTCAGCAAGGCCACCGACAACTACGGCCGCCTGCAGGGCCATCCCGGCCTGTACGTCATCGACGGCTCGCTGATCCCCGGCAACACGAGCGTCAACCCGTTCGTCACCATCACGGCGCTCGCCGAACGGAACATCGAGAAGATCATCGCCACCGACCTCTAGCGCCGACCGGGCCGACCGGGCGGCCCGAAACCGTGCCGGGTCCTCTCAACCGGCCCCAGCCCGCTCAGTGGGTGGGCAGCACGCACACGGTGTCCAGGCCCAGCACATGGTTGAGCCGGCCGAACGCCAGCCAGGAGCCGATGCTCATGCTCAGCTCCACGATCTCGCGCTGGCTGTAATGCGCGGTCATCCGAGTCCAGAACTCGTCGTCCAGACCGTGGTGATCCAGTGCGTACCGCTCGGCGTACTCCGCGGCCAGCCGGGTGCGGTCGTCGAAGGCGTCGGTGGTACGCCACTGGGTCACCGCCTCGGCGAACTCCTCCTCGACCTTCTGCCCGTCCCGCTCCGTGCGCCAGTCGAGGCAGAACAGGCATCCATTGATCTGGGCGATGCGCAGCCGGGCGGCCTCGAACTCGCGCAGTCCCAGGGTCGTGTGCTCGTACACCGACAGCGAGAAGTTCGCGGCCGCCATGCCGATGCCGGGGACCATCTCGCCCCACACGTACCCGATCGGCTCCTGGCCCTCGGGGATGTCGATGTGCATGGTCATGGGTCATTTCCTTCCGAGTCTGCCGACTGCGGGACGCAGCGGGACGTCGAGCGCGTCGTAGAGTCCGGGTTCCGCGTCCACCAGCCAGTCGATGGCGCTCACCAGCCGGCCGACCGCGGTGGCGTTCCCGCCCGCGGAGCGGTTCTCGCCTTCGTCGGTGGCCTCCACGGTGACCTGGATACGGGGGCGGCCCTCGATGATCACGCGATGGGCTCCGTCGCCGTCGGGTGGCGTCGGCCAGTCCGGTGCGCAGGACGGGTGGATCCGGGTGACGTGCTCGATGACGATCCGGGGTTCGCCCCCGACGATCCCCTGTACCTCGAACCGGACCGCACCCTGGTTTCCGGCCTCGAACTCGCCCATCGTCCGGGTGCTCACCGTGGCGTCGAGCGGGCGCCGCTCCATGGTCTCGCGGATCTCGTCGAGTTCGACACCCAGCGCCCTGGCCATCAACCGTATCTGCCCGCCCCACACCATGGTGGGGATCGACGGCGCGAGCATCAGCGGTTCGTAGTCCATCGGACGGCCCATGCCGACCAGATACCGAACGGATTCTTCCTGCTCGTACGTGGAGTAGTCGAAGATCTCCTGACAGCGGATCGCGTCCACCTCGCTGCCAAGACCGCTGATCAACAGGGGCAGTACGTCGTTGCCCCAGCCGGGGTCGACACCGGAGACGAACAGGGAGCCGCCGCCGTCCTCGATGGCGGCGAGCACCGGGTCCCGGAACTCCGGCGGGGCGTTGCGCTGGTCGTAGAGCGGGTAGAGCGCGGGGGTGACGACCACCGCGCCGGCCCGGATCGCCCTGCCGATGTCGGCGAGGGCCTCGTCGGGCCGGATGTCGCCGGACGCCGCGTACACCACGGCCTGCGGTCCGGCGGCCAGTACGGCGTCGATGTCGTCGGTGGCCGCGACCCCCAGTCCGTGGTCGAGCCCGGCGAGGTCCCCCGCGTCGCGGCCGACCTTGTCGGGGTTGTGCACGAGCACGGCCGCGAGTTTCAGCGCCGGATGGGCCTCGACGGCGCGGATGGCCGCGCGGCCGACGTTGCCGGTACCCCAGACCACCGTGGAAATCATGCGGCGGAGGGTAGCGAGAGGACCTCGAGGTTCCTATAGCCGTGACCGGTGAAGATGCGGGAGGCGAGCGCCGGTCGGCCGGACGGCCCCGCCGCCGATCTAAGCTCGGCGCATGGCCAAGTACTTCGACGTGCACCCGGAAAACCCGCAACGGCGCATCATCGGCCAGGTGGTCGAGATCGTTCGCGCCGGAGGGCTCATCGTCTATCCGACGGACTCCTGCTTCGCGCTCGGGTGCGCCCTGGGCAACCGGGATGGGCTCGACCGCATCCGCTCGATCCGCCAGCTCGACGAGCGGCACCACTTCACCCTGATGTGCCAGGACTTCGCGCAGCTGGGCCACTTCGTACGCGTCGACAACGCGGTGTTCCGGACGGTGAAGGCGGCGACCCCCGGCAACTACACCTTCATCCTCCCCGCGACGAAGGAGGCACCGCGCAGGCTGCTGCATCCGAAGAAGAAGACGGTCGGGGTCAGGATCCCCGACCATGTCGTCGCCCAGGCCCTCCTCGCCGAACTCGGCGAGCCGCTGCTGTCGAGCACGCTGCTCCTTCCCGACGAGGAGAAACCCCTGACGCAGGGCTGGGAGATCAAGGAACAGCTCGACCATGTGGTGGACGCCGTGATCGACTCCGGTGACTGCGGCACCGACCCGACGACCGTCATCGACTTCTCCGGCCCGGAGCCCGAGATCGTACGCCTGGGGGCGGGAGATCCCTCACGGTTCCAGTAGCCCAGCACAGGCAGGAACTCGAGCTACTTGGTGCCGACCGCGCGCAGTGCGGCAAGCACCAACGCACGGGTGACGGTCACGACTTCGGCGAGGTGTACCTGCTCCCGCGGCCCGTGCGCCAGCCGCACGTCGCCGGGTCCGTACTGCACGGTGGGTACACCCGCCGCGCTGTACAGCCGCAGGTCGCTGCCGTAGGGCGCGCCGTGTTCGTGCGGGCGGTGACTTCCGGTGACCTCGGCGTGCGCGCCACCGACCAACGCCGCGAGCGGGTGCCCGATCGGCAGCCGTCCGCTGGCGAACTGGCCGCCGGGCCAGGTCACCGTAGCGGGGTGGGCGCGCAGCCATGGATCGTCCGCGCAGGCTTCGGCGACGCACGTCTCCAGTTCCGTACGCGCCTGTGACGGGTCCTCGCCCAGCCGGACACCCAGTCTTCCTTCGACCACGAGCAGGTCGGGGACGCTGCTGGCCCAGTCGCCCGAGCGGACCGTGCCCACGGACAGCGGGTAGGGGATGGGGTATTCGGCCATCAGGGGGTGCGGGTCGGCGTTGCGGCCGGTCTCCAGACGGCCGAGTGCGCGATGAATCGGCAGGTAGGCGTCGAGGGCGCTGACCCCCGCATAACGGGTGCTGCCGTGGGTGGCCTTGCCGGGCACCTCGATCCGGAACGTCAGCGCCCCGGCGTTCGCGGTCACGAGCGTGGCGCCGGTCGGTTCGGTGATGACGCAGGCGTCCCCGATATGGCCGCGCTGGAGTGTGCCGAACGCGCCGAGCCCGCCGTCTTCCTCGCTGACCACGAAGTGGGCCGCGACACGGCCGCGCAGCTCCGCCCCCACGGCGCGGATCGCCGCCACGGCCGCGAGCACGGCCGCTACTCCGGCCTTCATGTCGCACGCGCCACGGGCACGGATCACCTCCCCCGCACAGCGGGCGACGAACGGGTCCCCCGCCCACTGCGCGCGGTCACCGGGCGGTACGACGTCGACATGACCCTGGAGTATGAGGGTCGGGCCATCACCGCCGTTCCCCGTGCTGCCCACCAGCCCCCAGGCCTCCTCGCGCGGGGCCTCACAGCCCGGAAAGCCGGGATGCGCGCGCAACTCGGGCACGTTCATGGACCACAGGTCGACATCGAGATCCAGTCGTTGCAAGTGCCGGGCCAGATTGTGCTGCAGCTCGGACTCCGCGGCGCTGCCCGTCACGCTCGGAACGGCGAGCAGTTCCAGCAGCGTCCGGGCGATCGCCCCTTCATCGACTGCGGCCAGCGCGGCTGCTTCCACATCGCTCAGGATCGCTGTCATGGCGAATCCGCTCCCAGCACGTCGACGTCAGGACGAGCGGAGACTACGACCGTCAAGGTGACGCAAACAATCGCCAAATCCTGCTGATCACAGACAGTAACTTGCAATATTTGGCGCACTTTGGAGAATCATTGCGTGCTCGTCCACCCCCTGACGCCCGGAGGCCACTCGTGGACTCGATCGACGAGGAGATCATCCGCTGCGTGCTGCGCAACGCCCGGTCCACATACGCCGAGATCGGCAAGGCGGCCGGGCTGTCCGCGCCGGCCGCCAAGCGCCGTCTCGACCGCCTGGTCTCGACCGGCGCGATCCGTGGTTTCACGGCCATCGTCGACCCCCAGACGCTGGCCTGGCGCACCGAGGCATTCGTCGAGGTCTACTGCCGGGGCAACCCCACTCCCGCCGAACTGCGCCAGGCGCTGGAGGACATCCCGGAGGTCGTCGAGGCCTGTACGGTCTCCGGTGCCGCGGACGCGGTCCTTCACATGCTGGCCAGGGACATCACCCACCTGGAACAGGCCATCCAGCACGTCCGGGCCACCGCCCCCGTCGAGCGCACCGAAAGCGTCATCGTGCTCTCCCGGCTGATCGACCGGCCACGCCTGTGATCGGTACGGGGCAAGACGTGGGTCGCCCTTTCGAGGGTTGCCCCAGGACATGGTCGACAATCAGCGCATGGACGTCCCCGAAATACTCGAAGCGGCCGGCCTGTTGGTCCCCGAGAAGACGGCCACCGAGAACGACGTCACGGTACGAGAGGTCTGGGAGTACCTCGTCGCCGACGAGTGGGAGACCGCGCTCGGTCTGTTGGAGGAGTTCGGGGACGCCGGGCCGCTACCTCTGACGTTCTGGGAGACCCTCGGCGACGCCGCCGAGCAGCTGCGGATGGAACGGAGTGCGGCCTGGTGCCACTGGCGCTGTACCGAGATCCGCAACGGCATGATCCGGGCTGACCTGACACTTCGTCCGGCCGGGGAAGGCCGCCGTACAACGCCCATCGACGGGGCCGGAGTTCTGCGGCCGATGTGGGACATCGGACACAGAACGGCCACTGGTGAACGGTCGGTCAACATCGCGGCGCTGTGGCTTGAGGAGGTGCCCTTCCTCGAGCCCGGCGGACGGTGCCGGGTGCGACTCGTACCCCTCGTTCCCTCCTCGTGGCGGCAACTTGAGCCGGGACGCCGAATCACCATGCATGAGGACCGAACCGTGGCCGGCACCGCAATCGTCTTGGAAGTACGTCCGCCGGCTGCCCCGTCCGAGGGGTGATCGTCGGCCGGGGTCACGGCCAGCCCGCCCCCGGTACCTCGACCTCGGTGGCGAGCACCTGCCCGGAACCGGGTGTCACCAGCTCGGACGCCGTCATCCCCTGCCACCCGGCGGCCACGATGAACAGGGTCGTTCCGTCGAGGCCGCCCAATGCGCAGGCGAAGCCTCCGCGGTCCAGGTCGACCCGGTCCAGCACCGTGCCGCCCTCGGCGACACGCACACAGCACCGGCCCGGCACATCGGCGTACCAGACGGCGTTCTGCGCGTCGACGCAGATGCCGTCCGGGGTGCCCTCCCCGAGGTCGGCCCAGACACGCCGGCCGGACAGCCCGCCGTCCGCGCCTACGTCGAAGGCCACCAGACTGTGCCGGTAGGAGTCCGCCACGATCAGCGTGGAGTTGTCGGGCGTCACCGCCATCCCGTTGGGGAACGCGATGTCGTCGGCCACTTGGCGCACCGCGCCGTTGGGCGTGACCACCGAGACCGAGCCGGGCTTGAAGGCCTCCCCCGCCATCGGGTTGAAGTCGGCGCGATTGACGTAGGTGTTGCCGCGGCCGTCGATCACGATGTCGTTCCAGCCCGGCCTGCCCAGGTCCGCACAGGTGCCCAGCGAGCCATCGGGTTCCCGCCGCAGCAGTTGCCCGTCCGGTGACGAGACGATCACCATCCGCCCGTCGGGGAGCCAGTCGGTGCACAGCGGCAGCGACGCCACGCGTGCGATCACCTCGCTGCGGCCGGCCGGATCGAGGGCGAGGACCTCGCCCGCGGACCAGTCGGAGAAGTACAACCGGTCCCCGTGCCAGCGCGGTGACTCGACCAGTCCCCGTCCGCCGAGCAGCGTCCGTACCTCGTTCATCCTCATCACAGCCCTCGTCCCGCGCCGGCCGACGCCGACGTCTCACTACCTGAACGAACGGCCACCCGCCGAATCGACAGGGCCGTGCCCCCTGATGAGCTCTCCGCATGACGGCGCTCTCGTTCACCTCGTGCCTCGAACTGGTCGGGCACATCGACCGGTTGGCCAAGGAGGGCGGCCAGGTCATCTGCGCCACGCACTCCCCACCGCTGACCGCCCTGCCGGGCGCGGACATCGTCGAGGTCGGCGAGCACGGCATGCGCAGGGTCGCCTGGCAGGAGCTCGGCGTCGTGGACCACTGGCGCCGCTGTCTCGCCGACCCGCACGCCTATCTGCGGCACATCGTCGAGTCGTAGGCACGGCCTGCGGACTCGCGGTGGTCAGGAGCGCCGGGTCGGCCCGGCCTCGGCCGCGAAGCCGCTCACTTTCCAGATCCGCGTGGCCACTTGAAGGTTGAATCGGCTGTCCACGTCGTCGAGCCGCCGGCCGCTGACCTCGCGGATGCGCTGCAAGCGGTAGCGCAGCGTGCTGCGGTGGACGGCGAGAGCGTGTGCCGTCTCGTCGTAGTTGCCGCCGTGGTCGAAGTACTGGGTGAGGGTGAGGACCAGGTCGCTGTGGTGGGCGTGGTCGTAGTCGAGGAGCGGGCCGAGCCATTCGCGGACGAACAACTGCACGTCGTGGGAGTCGTTGCCTCGGTCGAGTATGCGGTAGAGGCCCAGCTCCTCGTAGGCAGTGGTGCCGTGCGGGGGCTGCGACTGGCCCCGTACGTTCAGCGCGCGGACGGCCTTGTCGTAGGAATGGGGAATGTCGGCCATGGTCTCGCACGGACTGCCGATGCCCACGGCGCCCTGATGAGAGCCCAACTCCTCGGCCACGGCTTCGTACAGGCCCGTGTCGCGCGGCTTGCCCCGCACGACGAGCACCGCCATGTCGGCGCGCCGC harbors:
- the kstD gene encoding 3-oxosteroid 1-dehydrogenase, translated to MSTSADPVRRTESFSAPGPSRRHVLGAATGAGLALATGLPGVAEAADLPLLGTYDVVVIGSGAAGMTAALTAAKQGLSCVVVEKAATFGGSAARSGAGIWIPNNPVILAAGVPDTPAKAATYLSAVVGPDVSADRQQAFLGHGPAMISFVMANSPLRFRWMEGYSDYYPELSGGLPNGRSIEPDQLDGNILGAELARLNPSYMTVPSGMVVFSADYKWLTLSAVSAKGAAVATACLARGTKAALLGQKPLTMGQSLAAGLRAGLLAAQVPVWLNTPLSDLYVQNGAVTGAVVSQNGAPGLVRARRGVIVGSGGFEHNAAMRAQYQRQPIGTAWTVGAKENTGDGIRAGERAGAALELMDDAWWGPAIPLPDQPYFCLAERTLPGGLLVNAAGARFVNEAAPYSDVVHTMYERDATAPDIPAWLIVDQNCRNRYLFKDVAPTFTFPDAWYTSGAAYKAWTLDALAAAIGVPAAALRTTVNRFNSLALNGKDTDFHRGDSVYDHYYTDPAILPNSCLAPLWLAPYYAFKIVPGDLGTKGGLRTDARARVLRPDGSVIPGLYAAGNASAAVMGHSYAGAGSTIGPAMTFGYIAALDIAATA
- a CDS encoding ArsR family transcriptional regulator, coding for MLFDLAPPCGYSADFLTPALNRGELESGIDAVLSTPRRQFRQDLARLARGRRIATWTRSMADADSDTVRRLGTALRGYFDLALRPHWNRVRAAFEADRSLRARAALDGGTEGMLATVHPSLCWQPPVLTVTSNYERDIHLEGRGVILLPSFFCWRAPITLRDPYLPPVIVYPVAHDLGWSQGSLGRNADAREALRTLLGRTRAELLAAVASGGGSTTELARRLAVSPAAVSQHTAALRDAGGMVGVDTNADHFAAWQLDVHGNPTGEPKRFHYDLSGTAHHRDAQVRHAISQLLHWARQCGVAAIAIEDLDFTAEKTREKHGRNKRFRQLISGIPTGRLKARLVSMAAALGIAIVAVDPAYTSQWGAQHWHKPMTAPRRTTTRHDAASIAIGRRALGHPIRRRTAPPRAHQSDAHGHRTIQAGSDVQGREETRRPVTDRGHEPPARTGNNQRTRATSAPKTVRDARSDWQWVQDTLLPTD
- a CDS encoding PP2C family protein-serine/threonine phosphatase, encoding MAGRAASGRRDGEEQGWLHGSPPPRWVRALPPALLVGVCAAELISREPLDIGFLLGAIPSLAVLSYGPVATGVFGFIVVVLLNVPALQLNRPGNTDLWTISFIAVLSVLASLMRSRRDEHLVTVRSVAEAAQLAVLPPLPERVGPVRCAGLYRAAQRETLVGGDFFDVRDGPYGVRAVMGDVRGHGLAAVGTVASLLGAFREAVLDQRDLEAAAARLDRRLVVDSAGTEHAELFATAVLLEFSPGADTVRLVSCGHPQPLLLRGTEAVELDLEPGAPLGLGLLDVAAPQGRTVPLEPGDRLFLASDGVTEGRDQTGAFYPLTERLAKFAEDSPTALIDGVWEDLVEFCTTVRDDVTMLVLTPLPDDVPE
- a CDS encoding helix-turn-helix domain-containing protein; amino-acid sequence: MRDPAAAVAVHLRRLRAQRHLSTTELARRSGVARATLTALESGRGNPTLDTLYALATVLDTSPAELIADVRAPSASVLRAGEGPRVRGGAVDARLLDHLDPHLRTELYDVAIHAGPPQHSQPHQAGVVEYFLLHKGTVRVGPRDEPVELGAGDFVRFRADVPHLYEAIGSDARGLLVVQTPFDAPAH